GTTCGCCGCAGTGATCAGGCGAAACCGCCCCGTCCGCCTCCTCGATCAGGCCGGCGAAGGTCTGTTCATTCCGGTCTAGAGTTTCCTTGGCTCAGATCGGCAGCTCGGTGTAGTACCGCCCGCCGTGGAAGATCAGCGGCTGCGCCTGTTCGGCGCGCGTGCAGGCCTCCACCTCGCCGACGAAGATGACGTGGTCGCCTTCCTCGTACTGGCTTCTGTTCGCGCATTCGAAGACGGCCGCGCAGCCCTCCAGCACCGGCGCGCCGCCGCAGCCCTCGCGGAAGCGCACGCCCGCGAAGCGGTCGATGTCGCGCGTGGCGAAGCGCTGCGCCAGCTCCTTCTGATCGGCCGCCAGGATGTTGATCGCGTAGTGCGAGCCGCGGCTGAACACCGGCATCGAGCCGGCCCGGCGCGCCAGGCTCCACAGCACCAGCGGCGGGGACAGCGACACCGAGTTGAACGAGTTGGCCGTCAGGCCCACCAGGGTGCCGTCCTCCGCGCGGGCGGTCACGATGGTGACGCCGGTGGCGAACATGCCGAGCGCCGCGCGGAACTCCTGCGGGTCCATGGGCGAGGTGGCGCAGGTCGGAGACGGCGTGATCAGTGGCGGCTGGGACATGATGACCGGGATTGTCGCCTGCCTAGAATCCCGCCATGGATGATGCTGAATTCACGCCCGATGCCGACGTTCACCTGCCGTCGGCCCCTGCCTACGGCTTCGGTCGTTGCGACTGCCGCCGCTGCGGCCCCGACGGCGCGCCCCGCCGGCCCGCGCGGCGCCTGTTCACCGGTCTGATCGCCGCCGGCGGCGCGCTGGCGCTGTCTCCCGCCTGGGCCCAGGACGGGGTCGAGGTCGGCAAGCAGAGCCGCTTCACGAAGCTCGTGTCGGCCGAACAGATCGAGGCCGCCGCGCAGCAGCAGTACGTGCAGATGATGCGGCAGGCGCTGTCGCAGAAGGCGCTGGCGCCGCCCAACAACGCGCAGCTGATCCGCCTGCGCGCGATCGCCCAGCGGATCATCCCGTTCACGGCGGCGTGGAACGCGCGCGCGCAGCAATGGCGCTGGGAAGTGAACCTGATCGGCGGCAAGGAGCTCAACGCGTTCTGCATGCCGGGCGGGAAGATCGCCTTCTACTACGGGATCCTGCAGCAGCTGCAGCTGAGCGACGACGAGGTCGCGATGATCATGGGCCACGAGATGGCCCACGCGCTGCGGGAACACGCCCGGGAGCGCATGGGCAAGAGCATGGCGACCAACGGCGCGATCCAGCTGGGCGCGGCGATCTTCGGCCTGGGCGACTTCGGCCGTGGCGTGGCCAACATGGGCGGGCAGCTGCTGTCGCTGACCTTCAGCCGCGAGGACGAGAGCGAGGCCGACCTGGTCGGCATGGAGCTCGCGGCCCGCGCCGGTTACAACCCGCAGGCCGGCATCACGCTCTGGGAAAAGATGGGACAGGCGAGCAAGGGCGCGCCGCCGCAGTTCCTGTCCACGCACCCGTCCGGCCCGACGCGCATCCGCGACATCGAGCGCACCTTGCCGCGCGTGCAGGGCCTCTACGCCCGGGCGGCCAAGCCCGAGCAGCGATATCAGCCGCCCGCGCCGGCGGCCAAGTCCTGAGGCCAATCGGTGGACGGCGGCGCGAGGACCCCTGACGGGCACGGGTAGGACCCGGGAGACAAGGCGCCCCTTTCGAGGCCTGATGGCCCGAAAGGCCGATGCCATCGGGCTTCCCTACGGTTAGGTGTTGGCACAGCGATTGCCGACGCCGTCCACGAGGTCCACACTGGCGCCTCGTCACTGAAGGTCCACATGCAGGGTCAGGAGTCATCGCACGGGGCGGGTGCATCGGCTGCACCCGAGGAAGGCGTCGCGCACGTCGGGGCCGCACTCGACTACGTCACCGACGCGGTGATCCTGCTCGAGCACGACTGGACCATCGAGTTCGTCAACGTCGCCTTCGAGCGCGCGAGCGGCCGGCAGCGCGAGGCGCTGATCGGCAGGAATTACTGGACCAGCCTGTCCGGCGCGATGGGCGAGCGCTTCGACGTCGAGGCCCGGTCGGCGATGCAGACGCGCGCCGCGCACATCTACGAGGAATTCAACGCCCGCCTGAGCAAGTGGTTCGAGTGCCGGGCCTTTCCGTGCGAACACGGCCTGGTGGTGCTGTTCATCGACATCACGACGCGCAAGGCCGACGAACTGACGCGGGTCGACTTCGAGGAGAAGCTGATGCGCATCCAGCGGATGGAATCGCTGGGCACCCTGGCCGGCGGCGTGGCGCACGACTTCAACAACATCCTGGCGGCGATCCTCGGACACGCGGGGATGATGCTCGACGAGCTGCCGGCGACCTCGCCGCTGCGCGGCCACATGCAGCAGATCAAGCGGGCCGGCGACCGGGCGCGCGAGATCGTGCAGCGCATCCTGGCGTACGCGCGCGGCAGCAGCCATGAGCTGTCCAAGCACCGCCTGCGCCCGCTGGTCGAGGACAGCATCGGCCTGCTGCGCTCGACGCTGCCGGCGTCGGTGCGCTTGACGGTGGACCTGCACGGCGACGACTGCGTCGCGACGGTGGATCCGGCGGAAGTGCAGCAGGTCGTGCTGAACCTGTGCACGAACGCGTGGCAGGCGATGCCGGGCGGACACGGGCAGCTGCACGTCGGCCTGCGCGCGGTGCACTTCGACGTCCCGCATGCGTTCGCGATCGGCCGCGTAGCGCCGACGCATTACGCGGAGCTCAGCGTGCGCGACGACGGCCACGGCATGGAGGAGGACGTGGCCAAGCGCCTCTTCGAACCCTTCTTCACGACCAAGCCGCGGGGGCAGGGGACAGGTCTGGGCCTGCACATCGTGCACGGCATCGTGCATGCGCACGGCGGCGCGATCGACGTGCAGTCGCGACCGGGGACGGGGACCGTGTTCTCGGTCTATCTGCCGGTCGTGGGCAGCGAGACCGCGACGCTGGACACCGCGGCCCTGGCGAAGGTCGCCGAGCCCGGCGTGGGCGAGCACGTGCTCTATGTCGACGACGATCCGATCGTGCTGATGATGGTGGAGGCGCTGCTGAAGAAGTCGGGCTACGACGTGCGCACCTACGCCGAGCCGACCGAATGCCTCGCGGACATCGAGAGCGGGCGCGTGCCGGTGCAGCTGCTGATCACCGACTTCAACATGCCCGGCATGAACGGGCTGGAGCTCGCGGTGGCGGTGCGTACGACCCTGCCGACGGTGCCGGTGATCATCACGACCGGCTACATCGGCGACGAACTGACCGACGCGGCGGACCG
This genomic stretch from Mitsuaria sp. 7 harbors:
- a CDS encoding flavin reductase family protein — translated: MSQPPLITPSPTCATSPMDPQEFRAALGMFATGVTIVTARAEDGTLVGLTANSFNSVSLSPPLVLWSLARRAGSMPVFSRGSHYAINILAADQKELAQRFATRDIDRFAGVRFREGCGGAPVLEGCAAVFECANRSQYEEGDHVIFVGEVEACTRAEQAQPLIFHGGRYYTELPI
- a CDS encoding ATP-binding protein encodes the protein MQGQESSHGAGASAAPEEGVAHVGAALDYVTDAVILLEHDWTIEFVNVAFERASGRQREALIGRNYWTSLSGAMGERFDVEARSAMQTRAAHIYEEFNARLSKWFECRAFPCEHGLVVLFIDITTRKADELTRVDFEEKLMRIQRMESLGTLAGGVAHDFNNILAAILGHAGMMLDELPATSPLRGHMQQIKRAGDRAREIVQRILAYARGSSHELSKHRLRPLVEDSIGLLRSTLPASVRLTVDLHGDDCVATVDPAEVQQVVLNLCTNAWQAMPGGHGQLHVGLRAVHFDVPHAFAIGRVAPTHYAELSVRDDGHGMEEDVAKRLFEPFFTTKPRGQGTGLGLHIVHGIVHAHGGAIDVQSRPGTGTVFSVYLPVVGSETATLDTAALAKVAEPGVGEHVLYVDDDPIVLMMVEALLKKSGYDVRTYAEPTECLADIESGRVPVQLLITDFNMPGMNGLELAVAVRTTLPTVPVIITTGYIGDELTDAADRMGGVAVLQKERSFEELVELAALALRGFPESRFLDTGLSPL
- a CDS encoding M48 family metallopeptidase, which gives rise to MDDAEFTPDADVHLPSAPAYGFGRCDCRRCGPDGAPRRPARRLFTGLIAAGGALALSPAWAQDGVEVGKQSRFTKLVSAEQIEAAAQQQYVQMMRQALSQKALAPPNNAQLIRLRAIAQRIIPFTAAWNARAQQWRWEVNLIGGKELNAFCMPGGKIAFYYGILQQLQLSDDEVAMIMGHEMAHALREHARERMGKSMATNGAIQLGAAIFGLGDFGRGVANMGGQLLSLTFSREDESEADLVGMELAARAGYNPQAGITLWEKMGQASKGAPPQFLSTHPSGPTRIRDIERTLPRVQGLYARAAKPEQRYQPPAPAAKS